Proteins encoded in a region of the Brevefilum fermentans genome:
- the surE gene encoding 5'/3'-nucleotidase SurE, translating to MNEKTIQILLTNDDSIHSPGLWAAAQALDLLGFVHIVAPRHQQTGTGHSMPNTSTGIIETMSLHVNGRDWPVYAVDGTPAQAVVHGIYEVIKSKPDLVVSGINYGENIGSSITVSGTVGAALEATSFGIPALAVSMQTKPEYHLSLSQDIDFSAAAYFTHKFARVMLNRKFPFDVDVLKVDVPAGASAETPWMITRQSRMKYYHPEMTQRNSFSEPGPVKYKPNYDPNNLEPDGDTYVLLVDKKVSVTPISIDMTSRTDFHQLRRLIEAMDD from the coding sequence ATGAATGAAAAAACAATCCAAATTTTACTGACCAACGACGATAGCATCCACTCACCGGGTTTATGGGCTGCCGCACAAGCCCTGGATTTGCTTGGATTTGTGCATATCGTTGCACCACGGCACCAGCAAACCGGCACCGGGCACAGTATGCCCAATACTTCAACCGGAATTATCGAGACGATGTCGCTGCACGTCAACGGGCGTGATTGGCCTGTGTATGCCGTGGATGGCACACCGGCACAGGCGGTGGTGCACGGCATCTATGAGGTGATCAAATCCAAACCCGATCTGGTGGTTTCAGGGATTAATTATGGGGAAAATATCGGTTCATCCATTACTGTTTCCGGCACTGTTGGCGCAGCCCTTGAAGCGACCTCATTTGGCATCCCCGCCCTGGCGGTTTCGATGCAGACAAAACCGGAGTATCATCTTTCTCTGTCGCAAGACATAGATTTCAGTGCAGCAGCTTATTTCACGCACAAATTCGCCCGGGTAATGTTGAACAGGAAATTTCCCTTCGATGTGGACGTACTTAAAGTGGACGTGCCCGCAGGGGCTTCAGCGGAAACCCCCTGGATGATCACCCGCCAATCACGCATGAAATATTATCACCCAGAAATGACGCAGCGTAATTCTTTTTCTGAACCCGGCCCGGTCAAATACAAACCGAATTATGACCCAAACAATTTAGAGCCAGACGGAGATACTTATGTGCTTTTAGTCGATAAAAAAGTCTCCGTCACGCCAATCAGCATTGATATGACTTCCCGCACAGATTTTCATCAGTTACGCCGGCTGATCGAAGCGATGGATGATTAA
- a CDS encoding MFS transporter: MEKKEKLPFITNILYGMGDFGFSMNNSIISAFFSVFLVTVVGVAPGLVAIILFVGRSWDFVNDLLVGYISDRTRTRWGRRRPFLLFGTVPFGLSFLLLWLHPNFGQTGLVIYYSLAYIIYEALATFVYMPYFALTPELTSDYDERTKLTSFRMMFNITGSLTAYILPLLIVGNDWTQATSRNVIIMAVAAGALAAAPYFGVFFGTKEKKEYQSEKLPKFWPSLKAAFKNKPFVFGALMYLATWMAIIVIESNLQFFILHIIRRQSQNIIIMVSIFVTAIFALPFWNWVSKNWNKRRAYIIGVGFWSMVMIVLIFMNPQTPFWLILILCVLAGIGVSAGQVLPWAIIPDAIEWEEWHTGERNEGIFYSLVTLLGKIGMAIAQPLSLLVLQISNLQTGQDAVQPPSALLGIRLVVGPIPAMCLIAGILIAIFYPLERTQHRQIVDDLRTRRAALKAKRT; this comes from the coding sequence ATGGAGAAAAAAGAAAAACTGCCCTTCATTACAAATATTCTTTACGGCATGGGAGATTTCGGTTTCAGCATGAACAACTCAATCATCTCAGCCTTCTTCTCGGTTTTTCTGGTGACGGTGGTGGGTGTGGCACCAGGATTGGTGGCCATTATTTTATTCGTTGGGCGGAGCTGGGACTTTGTCAATGATTTGCTGGTGGGGTACATCTCGGATCGCACCCGGACCCGGTGGGGACGGCGGCGTCCCTTTTTGCTGTTTGGCACCGTTCCTTTTGGGTTATCTTTCTTGCTGTTATGGCTCCACCCGAATTTTGGCCAGACCGGATTGGTGATCTATTATTCGCTGGCTTATATTATTTATGAAGCCCTGGCAACCTTTGTTTATATGCCGTATTTTGCGCTCACACCGGAATTGACCTCCGATTACGATGAGCGCACAAAACTCACCAGTTTCAGGATGATGTTCAATATTACCGGCAGCCTGACGGCATATATCCTGCCTTTACTGATTGTGGGCAACGATTGGACCCAGGCGACTTCGCGCAATGTGATAATCATGGCAGTGGCGGCTGGAGCACTCGCGGCCGCGCCTTATTTTGGCGTTTTTTTTGGCACAAAAGAAAAGAAGGAATACCAGTCCGAAAAATTACCAAAGTTCTGGCCTTCACTTAAGGCTGCCTTCAAAAACAAACCCTTCGTATTTGGTGCCCTGATGTACCTGGCCACCTGGATGGCAATTATTGTAATCGAATCCAACCTGCAGTTTTTCATCCTGCATATCATCCGGCGCCAGTCTCAGAACATCATCATCATGGTCAGCATCTTCGTCACGGCGATTTTTGCGCTACCGTTCTGGAACTGGGTTTCGAAAAACTGGAATAAGCGCAGGGCTTACATTATTGGCGTGGGATTTTGGTCTATGGTGATGATTGTGCTGATTTTCATGAATCCCCAAACGCCCTTCTGGCTCATTCTCATCCTGTGTGTGCTGGCTGGGATTGGCGTCAGCGCCGGGCAAGTACTGCCCTGGGCAATTATCCCGGATGCAATTGAATGGGAGGAATGGCACACCGGGGAACGCAATGAGGGTATTTTTTACAGCCTGGTCACCCTGTTGGGAAAGATCGGCATGGCGATCGCGCAACCACTTTCGCTGCTGGTTTTGCAGATCAGCAATCTGCAGACCGGTCAGGACGCAGTACAACCCCCCAGCGCATTGCTGGGCATCCGCCTGGTCGTCGGTCCCATTCCTGCGATGTGTTTGATCGCTGGCATTTTAATTGCTATTTTTTATCCCCTGGAACGCACACAGCATCGCCAGATCGTGGATGACCTGCGCACGCGGCGTGCGGCTCTAAAAGCGAAGCGCACTTAA
- a CDS encoding deoxynucleoside kinase, with translation MEKFIAVAGNIGVGKSTLVKLLSEVLGWTPFYEPVTENPYLTDFYADMQTWAFHSQVYFLMRRLHIHRQLMKMNGSVIQDRSVYEDAEIFAHNLHRQNAISDRDYATYRELYQVLVEFLPPPDLVLYLRASVPTLLERISKRGRDYEKTISPEYLADLNTLYENWIEHFALCPILTIPCDNLDYVAKPRHLELIVNKVKEILIGKAEVRFDL, from the coding sequence ATGGAAAAATTCATTGCTGTAGCCGGAAATATCGGCGTGGGAAAGTCAACCCTGGTTAAATTGCTCAGTGAAGTCCTGGGCTGGACGCCCTTTTATGAGCCAGTAACGGAAAACCCTTATCTGACTGATTTCTACGCGGACATGCAAACCTGGGCTTTTCACTCACAGGTGTATTTCCTTATGCGGCGTCTGCATATCCACCGGCAGTTAATGAAAATGAACGGCTCGGTCATCCAGGACCGCAGTGTCTACGAAGATGCTGAAATCTTTGCCCACAACCTGCATCGGCAGAACGCCATCAGCGACCGGGATTATGCCACCTATCGAGAGCTGTACCAAGTCCTGGTGGAGTTTTTGCCACCGCCTGACCTGGTGCTTTACCTGCGAGCCTCTGTTCCTACCCTGTTGGAGCGTATATCAAAGCGCGGACGCGATTATGAAAAAACCATCAGCCCGGAATACCTGGCTGACCTGAATACCCTGTACGAAAACTGGATAGAGCATTTTGCACTCTGTCCTATCCTGACCATTCCCTGCGACAATCTGGATTATGTAGCCAAACCCCGACACCTGGAATTAATTGTGAATAAAGTCAAAGAAATATTGATTGGCAAAGCCGAAGTCCGCTTTGACCTTTAA
- a CDS encoding nucleotidyl transferase AbiEii/AbiGii toxin family protein, with protein MKSDLKNYLLTAKSKQQALNWMREYLQARVLAILQEQGAMIPLAFHGGTALRFLYQLPRYSEDLDFSLENHMDAYDFHSYLSSISNQLSLEEYPVNLRFNDQKVVQHAFIGFPGLLFELGLSPHVDQNFTIKLEVDTRPPQGAVLRTTLFRYRELFLNLQHHDRASLLAGKVHAVLQRKYLKGRDIFDLIWYLSDRLWPPPNFVMLNFALQQSGWEGPQLSEFNWKSILSDFLSTADFDSIRKDVAPFLIRSADQDLLNLKTIQGLL; from the coding sequence ATGAAATCTGATTTAAAGAATTATCTACTTACAGCAAAAAGCAAGCAACAAGCCTTGAATTGGATGAGAGAATATTTACAGGCGCGCGTTTTGGCTATCTTACAGGAACAGGGTGCAATGATTCCGCTGGCATTTCATGGCGGGACGGCGCTTCGGTTTCTTTATCAGCTCCCCAGATATTCTGAAGACCTGGATTTCTCATTGGAAAATCACATGGATGCATATGATTTTCATAGCTATTTATCGTCTATTTCAAACCAACTTTCCCTTGAGGAGTACCCGGTTAACCTGAGGTTCAATGATCAAAAAGTGGTGCAGCATGCCTTTATTGGTTTTCCTGGATTATTATTTGAATTAGGTCTTTCACCTCATGTAGATCAAAACTTCACGATCAAATTAGAGGTGGATACACGACCGCCTCAGGGCGCCGTCTTGAGGACGACATTGTTCCGCTATCGTGAATTGTTTTTGAATCTCCAGCATCATGACAGAGCTTCATTGCTGGCAGGCAAGGTGCATGCTGTTTTGCAACGAAAATATTTAAAAGGACGGGATATTTTTGACCTTATTTGGTATTTGAGCGATCGGTTGTGGCCACCGCCAAATTTTGTTATGCTTAATTTTGCTCTGCAGCAATCCGGTTGGGAAGGACCACAATTATCCGAGTTCAATTGGAAATCCATTTTGTCCGACTTTTTATCCACAGCAGATTTTGACAGTATCCGTAAAGACGTGGCGCCATTTTTAATTCGTTCGGCAGACCAGGACTTGCTGAACCTGAAAACCATTCAGGGCTTGCTGTGA
- a CDS encoding type IV toxin-antitoxin system AbiEi family antitoxin domain-containing protein codes for MTYKELLDRVGNLPVFTSGLLLAGDVNPVNIHKQLSRWTTAKKIIQLRRGVYTLAEPYRKIEPHPFTIGNRLVSPSYVSLQSALEYYNLIPEAVPQVTSITSRYRTQKFDTPLGLFAFHHIKSQLFFGFSLEQVDIDQFVYLARPEKALLDLIYLTKQGHSMAFIEALRLQNCDQLDLAWMEKTARDSGMNKLIQAVKNLVTLIS; via the coding sequence ATGACATACAAAGAATTACTCGATCGAGTTGGAAATTTACCGGTATTTACCAGTGGGCTTTTGCTGGCTGGCGATGTAAATCCTGTAAATATTCATAAACAACTATCCCGCTGGACGACTGCGAAGAAGATCATCCAATTGCGGCGTGGAGTTTACACCCTTGCAGAACCTTATCGAAAAATAGAGCCCCATCCTTTCACGATTGGTAACCGCCTGGTTTCACCATCTTATGTCAGCTTACAGTCTGCGCTTGAATACTATAATCTCATTCCTGAAGCGGTTCCTCAGGTGACAAGTATCACCAGCAGATATCGAACTCAGAAATTTGACACACCATTGGGTTTGTTTGCTTTTCATCACATCAAATCGCAGTTATTTTTTGGATTTTCACTGGAACAGGTCGATATTGACCAATTTGTTTATTTAGCTCGTCCAGAAAAAGCCCTCCTTGATTTAATTTACCTGACCAAACAGGGACACTCAATGGCTTTTATAGAAGCCCTCAGACTTCAAAATTGTGATCAACTCGATTTGGCGTGGATGGAAAAAACGGCAAGGGATTCAGGTATGAATAAATTGATCCAGGCGGTTAAAAACCTTGTCACCCTTATTTCATAA
- a CDS encoding aminotransferase class V-fold PLP-dependent enzyme has protein sequence MTLDVQKIRSDFPILHTRVYGKPLVYLDNAATTQKPQVVIDAIVDYYTRYNSNIHRAAHHLSNLATEAHEGARRTMQRHINAEFEHEIIFTRGTTEAINLVAYSFGEAFINPGDEVIFTMMDHHSNFVPWQMLCERRGANYHVVPFDENGDLRLDIYENLLSSKTRLVAFNHVSNSLGTVNPAQEIIRMAHAAGAVVLVDAAQAVQHVDHDVRALDADFYAFSGHKIYGPTGIGVLYGKEKWLDAMPPYQGGGEMIEQVTVEKTTYNKLPFKFEAGTPNIVGPIGLAAALDYLNALDFTEVMAHEDAVLAYARKKLLEIDGLKIYGNGKRHTSIVSFNIEGVHHYDLGTLLDTRGVAVRTGHHCTQPIMAALGVEGTVRTSLALYNTFEDIDVLVESIRQALKILRR, from the coding sequence ATGACCCTCGATGTTCAAAAAATCCGCTCTGATTTCCCGATTTTGCACACTCGGGTATACGGAAAGCCCCTGGTTTACCTGGACAATGCCGCCACAACCCAAAAGCCTCAAGTGGTGATCGATGCAATCGTGGATTATTACACCCGCTATAACAGCAATATCCATCGTGCGGCACATCACCTCTCGAACCTGGCGACCGAAGCACATGAAGGTGCCCGCCGAACCATGCAACGCCATATCAACGCCGAATTCGAGCACGAAATCATCTTCACACGCGGCACAACGGAAGCCATTAACCTGGTGGCGTATTCTTTTGGAGAAGCGTTCATAAACCCTGGCGATGAAGTGATTTTTACAATGATGGATCATCATTCGAATTTTGTCCCCTGGCAGATGCTGTGCGAGCGCCGTGGAGCAAACTACCACGTGGTCCCCTTTGATGAAAATGGCGACCTCAGGCTGGATATCTACGAAAACCTGCTGAGCAGCAAGACGCGCCTTGTTGCTTTTAACCATGTCTCCAACTCACTTGGCACGGTCAACCCGGCGCAGGAGATCATTCGAATGGCTCATGCCGCTGGGGCGGTTGTATTGGTCGATGCAGCGCAGGCCGTTCAGCATGTTGACCATGATGTCAGAGCGCTGGATGCGGATTTCTATGCCTTTTCTGGGCACAAGATCTACGGACCGACCGGCATTGGCGTACTTTACGGCAAAGAAAAATGGCTGGATGCCATGCCGCCTTACCAGGGTGGGGGCGAGATGATCGAACAGGTGACCGTGGAAAAGACCACCTATAACAAGCTCCCCTTTAAATTCGAAGCCGGAACGCCCAATATCGTTGGTCCGATTGGCTTGGCAGCAGCGCTTGATTACCTGAACGCCCTGGACTTTACCGAGGTCATGGCACACGAAGATGCGGTTTTAGCTTATGCCCGTAAAAAATTGCTCGAGATTGACGGGTTGAAGATCTACGGGAATGGCAAACGACATACCAGCATTGTTTCCTTTAATATTGAAGGGGTGCACCATTATGACCTGGGAACGCTTTTAGATACCCGCGGCGTGGCGGTGCGTACCGGGCATCATTGCACGCAACCGATCATGGCGGCTTTGGGGGTTGAAGGCACTGTGAGGACGTCGCTGGCGCTATATAACACTTTTGAGGATATCGACGTGCTTGTCGAATCCATTCGGCAGGCACTTAAGATTCTAAGGCGGTGA
- a CDS encoding SufE family protein → MPTIQEIQAQIIEDFSFLPEWDERYAYLIELGQKSPPMAEENRTEDNLVRGCQSLVWLARECRQGVVYLEADSDSLIVKGLAALLLQVFSGQPAEDVSQADLHFFETIGLNQHLSSQRTNGLLAMVNEIRSFAVQCMGEGR, encoded by the coding sequence ATGCCAACAATACAGGAAATTCAAGCCCAGATTATTGAAGATTTTTCTTTTCTACCCGAATGGGATGAACGTTACGCGTATTTGATCGAATTGGGACAAAAAAGTCCGCCCATGGCCGAGGAAAATCGTACCGAGGACAATCTTGTGCGAGGGTGCCAATCGCTGGTGTGGCTGGCCCGTGAATGCCGCCAGGGCGTCGTATACCTGGAGGCTGACAGCGATTCGCTAATTGTCAAAGGGCTGGCGGCATTACTGCTGCAGGTTTTTTCCGGTCAGCCTGCAGAAGATGTGAGCCAGGCTGATCTGCATTTCTTTGAGACGATCGGACTCAATCAACACCTTTCTTCCCAGCGCACCAACGGTCTGCTGGCAATGGTAAATGAAATCCGGTCCTTTGCTGTACAATGTATGGGGGAGGGCCGTTAA
- a CDS encoding stage V sporulation protein S, with amino-acid sequence MKIIKVSTNSRTAAVAGAIAAILREQKLAEVQSIGAGAVNQAIKSIIIAKSYLAKNDLGIVLVPEFVDVDIDGKTRTAIKLTIMTQPVLQEQNSALPVE; translated from the coding sequence ATGAAGATCATCAAAGTATCAACCAACTCCCGAACCGCTGCGGTCGCCGGGGCAATCGCAGCGATTCTCCGTGAGCAAAAGCTTGCAGAAGTTCAGTCCATTGGCGCCGGCGCTGTTAACCAAGCCATTAAGTCAATTATTATTGCCAAAAGCTATTTAGCTAAAAATGATTTGGGGATTGTGCTGGTGCCAGAATTTGTGGATGTGGATATTGACGGAAAAACTCGAACTGCAATCAAGCTAACCATTATGACACAACCCGTGCTACAGGAACAGAATTCAGCATTGCCTGTGGAATGA